The nucleotide sequence TTGAAGGCGTTGGAGCTAAACGTCGCCAAGCTTTATTGAAATATTTAGGCGGAATGCAAGGCGTGAAATCGGCAACCCTAGAGGACATTCAATCCGTACCGGGCATTTCTAAAGCTTTGGCGGAAGTGATTTTTGATACGCTCAAAAATAGCTAATCTAATAGCGGTAACGGTAGCCGCCCCAACCGTGATGGTAGCCCACGCCAATGGTCGGATAAATCACAGGGCGAACAGGTGTTACTACAGTACTTTTTGAGCGTCTGTCGCTTTGGTTCAGCGGTTCGTCGTTCTGTTTGTTATTTTTATCCACGGTTTGTTTACTTATTATCCGTTGTTGGTAATCGTGAACGGCTTGCGTATCCATCGGTACAGTGCTTTGCTGAACCGGTGTTGAGCAAGCAGCTAATGCCACAGACATCGTCACTACAATGATTTTTTTCATTCTCTTTCCCTATTTGTAAAAAATTGCCTAAATTTGACCGCTTATTTTCCAATTAATTCACTAAATTGAGACTATTCCAACAAAAAAAGACGCCCTAAGGCGTCCTAATTTCTATTCTTTAAGATTAAAGAGCAGATTTTGCTTTTTCAACTAAAGCAGCGAAAGCCACTTTGTCGAATACAGCGATGTCAGCTAAAATCTTACGGTCGATTTCAACAGAAGCTTTTTTCAAGCCGTTGATGAATTTGCTGTAAGATAAACCGTTTTGACGTGCTGCAGCGTTGATACGAGCAATCCATAATTGACGGAATTGACGTTTACGTTGACGACGGTCACGGTAAGCATATTGACCAGCTTTAATCACAGCTTGGAACGCAACGCGATAAACACGTGAACGCGCACCATAATAACCTTTAGCAGCCTTAAGAACTTTCTTATGGCGTGCTCTTGCAATAACACCACGTTTTACACGAGCCATTATTTAATCTCCTAAATTGTCTATTTTGATTGGGTGGACGAAGTTTCGCCCCTAAGAATTACTATTCGTACGTTTGTGTTTTTAACGCAGCCTTAGGCTTATGCGTATGGTAAACACGCTACTACTAAAACTTGGTCAGCTTTCGCTACC is from Mannheimia varigena and encodes:
- the rplT gene encoding 50S ribosomal protein L20 — translated: MARVKRGVIARARHKKVLKAAKGYYGARSRVYRVAFQAVIKAGQYAYRDRRQRKRQFRQLWIARINAAARQNGLSYSKFINGLKKASVEIDRKILADIAVFDKVAFAALVEKAKSAL